The Cololabis saira isolate AMF1-May2022 chromosome 20, fColSai1.1, whole genome shotgun sequence genome includes a window with the following:
- the gigyf1a gene encoding GRB10-interacting GYF protein 1 isoform X5 codes for MTAETLNFGPEWLRALSSGGSVTSPPPSPAMPKYKLAEYRYGREEMLALYIKDNKVPEDMQDKEFAAILQDEPMQPLALVPLTEEEQRNFSMSVNSVAVLRLMGKGVVGAAPAGVARGRGATRGGRGRGRGEGGFYQRSIEEAEVGFSRGVREIHRSQSWDDRSFDSCFEAPMLPLFKEDAKRGERRFEKPLRREVGRPGFEEPAGPVAPGRKEYTRADSDNWRTLREEQDEEEAEAGNNWRHSVVRRDDGGPRSAGWRDHTGPGESRRRKFDFDFRDSEGHGSGRRRAGSDGVEDGDGLPEWCTDEEDGEMGTFDSSGAFMPLKKGGKETILEELEFKGIEEEEEEEEESFPDMEKNAAEGDQDMESKEAMSAAGDDQTNPASPSSSPPAHCAPPSLESHLGSAVQVLDSSQLSNSQPVKANSTPCEDLAPSGGSKAQLGTTSAAAVSSLPSLPPSSAAPLLPLSGGDTEDDEGMKHLQQEAEKMVASLQDTSLEEEHFTQALQQQESRNTAAALPLSHEAAMKWFYKDPQGEIQGPFTTVEMCEWFQAGYFTMTLLVKRGCDEGFQPLGDVIKMWGRVPFAPGPSPPPLLVRQLPPTQRPQPNRGPAGTGNLDQERLKKQQELATAALYQQLQQQQQQQIFQLINRCSEQGMMPSMNRSMSVPDTGSMWDMHTSASQSSGGEANLWDIMNSSQGPTLEQLQKLQQERRDAELRAKREEEEQRKRREEKRRQQEEQKRRDEEELFRRKQCRQQQELIMKLLQQTPQQQGPGTGSSSWSGGSSSGLAKAGKPPALALLEMQQDAERLLKQQQQQRAQQQRDRHSGFSSGSSSMGGQWPDGVGMWGGPGGMEGKSGSGGSSGSMGMWDEAVKNQSSLRGNSNNNMGLKNSRSSPSLTDQYMMRRKRTEEEEKLLKLLQGMKPQDGFTTWCEQMLHALNTSANNSSSSLDVATIVAYLKEVESPYAVLDFIRSYLGDTVEAKEFAKQFLERRAKQKANQQRQQQQLSKEVGGLNMNFPLQDSMRGMNPSTLQSMFQANHMSKAGLYDNQGGKMKKKQPMMLHSDPSILGYSFHNAGECLSLNEMEMVEDY; via the exons TGCTGAGGCTCATGGGAAAAGGAGTGGTTGGGGCCGCCCCAGCTGGAGTGGCCCGTGGACGAGGAGCAACACGAGGTGGTCGAG GCCGAGGCCGAGGTGAAGGTGGATTCTACCAAAGAAGTATTGAAGAAGCAGAGGTGGGGTTCAGTCGTGGCGTCCGGGAGATACACCGAAGCCAGAGCTGGGACGATCG GTCATTTGACAGTTGTTTTGAGGCTCCCATGTTGCCACTCTTCAAAGAAGATGCAAAGAG GGGCGAACGCCGATTTGAGAAGCCGCTGCGGCGGGAAGTGGGGCGTCCCGGCTTTGAAGAACCTGCTGGTCCTGTGGCTCCTGGGAGGAAAGAGTACACAAGGGCTGACAGCGATAACTGGCGCACTCTCCGAGAGGAGCAGGACGAAGAAGAAGCGGAGGCCGGCAACAACTGGAGACACAGTGTAGTCCGCAGGGATG ATGGTGGTCCTCGCTCAGCGGGCTGGCGGGACCACACGGGTCCAGGCGAAAGCCGCCGGAGGAAGTTTGACTTTGACTTCCGGGACTCGGAGGGCCACGGCTCAGGCCGCCGACGTGCAGGAAGTGACGGAGTGGAAGACGGGGACGGCCTGCCTGAGTGGTGTACGGATGAGGAGGATGGAGAGATGGGCACGTTTGACTCCTCCGGAGCTTTCATGCCTTTAAAG AAGGGTGGTAAGGAGACAATCCTGGAGGAGTTGGAGTTCAAGGGcatcgaggaggaggaggaggaagaggaggagagtttCCCTGACATGGAGAAGAACGCTGCTGAGGGAGATCAAGATATGG AGAGTAAAGAGGCCATGTCTGCTGCAGGGGACGACCAGACAAACCCAGCATCCCCTTCCTCTTCCCCTCCTGCCCACTGTGCCCCTCCATCCCTGGAGTCCCATCTTGGCAGCGCTGTTCAAGTGTTGGACAGCAGTCAGCTGAGCAACAGCCAGCCTGTCAAGGCCAACAGCACACCTTGCGAGG ACTTGGCTCCCAGTGGAGGCTCCAAGGCCCAGCTGGGCACCACCTCCGCCGCCGCCGTCTCCAGCCTGCCTTCCCTGCCCCCTTCCAGTGctgctcctctcctccctctctcgGGAGGAGACACCGAGGACGATGAAGGCATGAAACACCTGCAGCAG gagGCAGAGAAGATGGTGGCATCCCTGCAGGACACTTCTTTGGAGGAAGAGCATTTCACCcaggctctgcagcagcaggagaGCAGGAACACCGCAGCTGCTCTGCCGTTATCTCATGAGGCCGCTATGAAGTGGTTCTATAAAGACCCACAGGGAGAGATCCAGG GTCCATTCACCACAGTTGAGATGTGTGAGTGGTTCCAGGCTGGCTACTTCACCATGACCCTGctggtgaagcggggctgcgacGAGGGCTTTCAACCCCTGGGGGACGTCATTAAGATGTGGGGCCGCGTGCCCTTCGCTCCTGGGCCCTCCCCACCGCCCCTGCTGGTGAGACAGCTCCCACCAACGCAGCGCCCGCAGCCCAACCGGGGGCCCGCCGGGACT ggaaacctggaccaggagcgCCTGAAAAAGCAGCAGGAGCTGGCGACAGCGGCTCTttatcagcagctccagcagcagcagcagcagcagatattCCAACTCATCAACAG GTGCAGTGAGCAGGGTATGATGCCTTCGATGAACAGGTCGATGTCAGTGCCAGATACAGGGTCCATGTGGGACATGCATACCTCAGCTTCACAGTCGTCAG GCGGTGAAGCCAATCTTTGGGACATAATGAATTCTTCTCAGGGTCCAACTCTCGAACAGCTTCAGAAG CTCCAGCAGGAGAGGCGAGACGCTGAACTCAGGGCGaagcgggaggaggaggagcagcgtAAGCGGagggaagagaaaaggaggcagCAGGAGGAGCAGAAGAGGAGGGACGAGGAGGAGCTTTTCAGACGCAAGCAG TGTCGCCAGCAGCAGGAACTGATCATGAAGTTGCTGCAGCAGACCCCCCAGCAGCAGGGGCCTGGGACAGGCTCCTCCAGTTGGAGTGGGGGTTCCTCCTCTGGGCTGGCAAAGGCCGGAAAGCCCCCAGCTCTGGCGCTGCTGGAAATGCAGCAGGATGCAGAGCGGctcctgaagcagcagcagcagcagagagccCAGCAGCAGAGAGACCGG CACTCTGGTTTTTCCTCGGGCAGCTCCTCCATGGGAGGGCAGTGGCCGGACGGCGTCGGGATGTGGGGGGGTCCCGGTGGTATGGAGGGGAAGAGTGGAAGCGGAGGCTCTTCAGGCAGCATGGGCATGTGGGACGAGGCTGTGAAGAACCAGAGCAGCCTGCGGGggaacagcaacaacaacatggGCTTGAAGAACAGCCGCAGCAGCCCCTCACTCAC GGATCAGTACATGATGCGTCGGAAGaggactgaggaagaggagaagctgctgaagctgctgcagGGCATGAAGCCTCAGGACGGCTTCACCACCTGGTGTGAACAGATGCTGCACGCTCTCAACACCTCTGCCAacaactcctcctcctccctggaTG TGGCCACGATAGTGGCATACCTGAAGGAGGTGGAGTCTCCCTATGCAGTGCTGGATTTCATCCGGTCCTACCTTGGGGACACAGTGGAAGCCAAAGAGTTCGCCAAACAGTTTCTGGAGCGACGTGCCAAACAGAAAGCCAACCAACAGAGACAGCAGCAACAG TTATCAAAGGAAGTGGGTGGACTGAACATGAACTTCCCACTGCAG gaCTCAATGCGAGGTATGAATCCGAGCACTCTGCAGTCCATGTTTCAGGCCAACCACATGAGCAAAGCTGGTCTCTATGACAACCAGGGGGGAaagatgaagaagaaacagcCCATGATGCTGCACTCTGACCCCAGCATCTTAG GGTACTCATTCCACAACGCGGGCGAGTGTCTGAGCCTGAATGAGATGGAGATGGTGGAGGATTACTGA
- the gigyf1a gene encoding GRB10-interacting GYF protein 1 isoform X7, translating to MTAETLNFGPEWLRALSSGGSVTSPPPSPAMPKYKLAEYRYGREEMLALYIKDNKVPEDMQDKEFAAILQDEPMQPLALVPLTEEEQRNFSMSVNSVAVLRLMGKGVVGAAPAGVARGRGATRGGRGRGRGEGGFYQRSIEEAEVGFSRGVREIHRSQSWDDRGERRFEKPLRREVGRPGFEEPAGPVAPGRKEYTRADSDNWRTLREEQDEEEAEAGNNWRHSVVRRDDGGPRSAGWRDHTGPGESRRRKFDFDFRDSEGHGSGRRRAGSDGVEDGDGLPEWCTDEEDGEMGTFDSSGAFMPLKKGGKETILEELEFKGIEEEEEEEEESFPDMEKNAAEGDQDMESKEAMSAAGDDQTNPASPSSSPPAHCAPPSLESHLGSAVQVLDSSQLSNSQPVKANSTPCEDLAPSGGSKAQLGTTSAAAVSSLPSLPPSSAAPLLPLSGGDTEDDEGMKHLQQEAEKMVASLQDTSLEEEHFTQALQQQESRNTAAALPLSHEAAMKWFYKDPQGEIQGPFTTVEMCEWFQAGYFTMTLLVKRGCDEGFQPLGDVIKMWGRVPFAPGPSPPPLLVRQLPPTQRPQPNRGPAGTGNLDQERLKKQQELATAALYQQLQQQQQQQIFQLINRCSEQGMMPSMNRSMSVPDTGSMWDMHTSASQSSGGEANLWDIMNSSQGPTLEQLQKVHSVLQQERRDAELRAKREEEEQRKRREEKRRQQEEQKRRDEEELFRRKQCRQQQELIMKLLQQTPQQQGPGTGSSSWSGGSSSGLAKAGKPPALALLEMQQDAERLLKQQQQQRAQQQRDRHSGFSSGSSSMGGQWPDGVGMWGGPGGMEGKSGSGGSSGSMGMWDEAVKNQSSLRGNSNNNMGLKNSRSSPSLTDQYMMRRKRTEEEEKLLKLLQGMKPQDGFTTWCEQMLHALNTSANNSSSSLDVATIVAYLKEVESPYAVLDFIRSYLGDTVEAKEFAKQFLERRAKQKANQQRQQQQLSKEVGGLNMNFPLQDSMRGMNPSTLQSMFQANHMSKAGLYDNQGGKMKKKQPMMLHSDPSILGYSFHNAGECLSLNEMEMVEDY from the exons TGCTGAGGCTCATGGGAAAAGGAGTGGTTGGGGCCGCCCCAGCTGGAGTGGCCCGTGGACGAGGAGCAACACGAGGTGGTCGAG GCCGAGGCCGAGGTGAAGGTGGATTCTACCAAAGAAGTATTGAAGAAGCAGAGGTGGGGTTCAGTCGTGGCGTCCGGGAGATACACCGAAGCCAGAGCTGGGACGATCG GGGCGAACGCCGATTTGAGAAGCCGCTGCGGCGGGAAGTGGGGCGTCCCGGCTTTGAAGAACCTGCTGGTCCTGTGGCTCCTGGGAGGAAAGAGTACACAAGGGCTGACAGCGATAACTGGCGCACTCTCCGAGAGGAGCAGGACGAAGAAGAAGCGGAGGCCGGCAACAACTGGAGACACAGTGTAGTCCGCAGGGATG ATGGTGGTCCTCGCTCAGCGGGCTGGCGGGACCACACGGGTCCAGGCGAAAGCCGCCGGAGGAAGTTTGACTTTGACTTCCGGGACTCGGAGGGCCACGGCTCAGGCCGCCGACGTGCAGGAAGTGACGGAGTGGAAGACGGGGACGGCCTGCCTGAGTGGTGTACGGATGAGGAGGATGGAGAGATGGGCACGTTTGACTCCTCCGGAGCTTTCATGCCTTTAAAG AAGGGTGGTAAGGAGACAATCCTGGAGGAGTTGGAGTTCAAGGGcatcgaggaggaggaggaggaagaggaggagagtttCCCTGACATGGAGAAGAACGCTGCTGAGGGAGATCAAGATATGG AGAGTAAAGAGGCCATGTCTGCTGCAGGGGACGACCAGACAAACCCAGCATCCCCTTCCTCTTCCCCTCCTGCCCACTGTGCCCCTCCATCCCTGGAGTCCCATCTTGGCAGCGCTGTTCAAGTGTTGGACAGCAGTCAGCTGAGCAACAGCCAGCCTGTCAAGGCCAACAGCACACCTTGCGAGG ACTTGGCTCCCAGTGGAGGCTCCAAGGCCCAGCTGGGCACCACCTCCGCCGCCGCCGTCTCCAGCCTGCCTTCCCTGCCCCCTTCCAGTGctgctcctctcctccctctctcgGGAGGAGACACCGAGGACGATGAAGGCATGAAACACCTGCAGCAG gagGCAGAGAAGATGGTGGCATCCCTGCAGGACACTTCTTTGGAGGAAGAGCATTTCACCcaggctctgcagcagcaggagaGCAGGAACACCGCAGCTGCTCTGCCGTTATCTCATGAGGCCGCTATGAAGTGGTTCTATAAAGACCCACAGGGAGAGATCCAGG GTCCATTCACCACAGTTGAGATGTGTGAGTGGTTCCAGGCTGGCTACTTCACCATGACCCTGctggtgaagcggggctgcgacGAGGGCTTTCAACCCCTGGGGGACGTCATTAAGATGTGGGGCCGCGTGCCCTTCGCTCCTGGGCCCTCCCCACCGCCCCTGCTGGTGAGACAGCTCCCACCAACGCAGCGCCCGCAGCCCAACCGGGGGCCCGCCGGGACT ggaaacctggaccaggagcgCCTGAAAAAGCAGCAGGAGCTGGCGACAGCGGCTCTttatcagcagctccagcagcagcagcagcagcagatattCCAACTCATCAACAG GTGCAGTGAGCAGGGTATGATGCCTTCGATGAACAGGTCGATGTCAGTGCCAGATACAGGGTCCATGTGGGACATGCATACCTCAGCTTCACAGTCGTCAG GCGGTGAAGCCAATCTTTGGGACATAATGAATTCTTCTCAGGGTCCAACTCTCGAACAGCTTCAGAAGGTACATTCAGTT CTCCAGCAGGAGAGGCGAGACGCTGAACTCAGGGCGaagcgggaggaggaggagcagcgtAAGCGGagggaagagaaaaggaggcagCAGGAGGAGCAGAAGAGGAGGGACGAGGAGGAGCTTTTCAGACGCAAGCAG TGTCGCCAGCAGCAGGAACTGATCATGAAGTTGCTGCAGCAGACCCCCCAGCAGCAGGGGCCTGGGACAGGCTCCTCCAGTTGGAGTGGGGGTTCCTCCTCTGGGCTGGCAAAGGCCGGAAAGCCCCCAGCTCTGGCGCTGCTGGAAATGCAGCAGGATGCAGAGCGGctcctgaagcagcagcagcagcagagagccCAGCAGCAGAGAGACCGG CACTCTGGTTTTTCCTCGGGCAGCTCCTCCATGGGAGGGCAGTGGCCGGACGGCGTCGGGATGTGGGGGGGTCCCGGTGGTATGGAGGGGAAGAGTGGAAGCGGAGGCTCTTCAGGCAGCATGGGCATGTGGGACGAGGCTGTGAAGAACCAGAGCAGCCTGCGGGggaacagcaacaacaacatggGCTTGAAGAACAGCCGCAGCAGCCCCTCACTCAC GGATCAGTACATGATGCGTCGGAAGaggactgaggaagaggagaagctgctgaagctgctgcagGGCATGAAGCCTCAGGACGGCTTCACCACCTGGTGTGAACAGATGCTGCACGCTCTCAACACCTCTGCCAacaactcctcctcctccctggaTG TGGCCACGATAGTGGCATACCTGAAGGAGGTGGAGTCTCCCTATGCAGTGCTGGATTTCATCCGGTCCTACCTTGGGGACACAGTGGAAGCCAAAGAGTTCGCCAAACAGTTTCTGGAGCGACGTGCCAAACAGAAAGCCAACCAACAGAGACAGCAGCAACAG TTATCAAAGGAAGTGGGTGGACTGAACATGAACTTCCCACTGCAG gaCTCAATGCGAGGTATGAATCCGAGCACTCTGCAGTCCATGTTTCAGGCCAACCACATGAGCAAAGCTGGTCTCTATGACAACCAGGGGGGAaagatgaagaagaaacagcCCATGATGCTGCACTCTGACCCCAGCATCTTAG GGTACTCATTCCACAACGCGGGCGAGTGTCTGAGCCTGAATGAGATGGAGATGGTGGAGGATTACTGA
- the gigyf1a gene encoding GRB10-interacting GYF protein 1 isoform X6, which translates to MTAETLNFGPEWLRALSSGGSVTSPPPSPAMPKYKLAEYRYGREEMLALYIKDNKVPEDMQDKEFAAILQDEPMQPLALVPLTEEEQRNFSMSVNSVAVLRLMGKGVVGAAPAGVARGRGATRGGRGRGRGEGGFYQRSIEEAEVGFSRGVREIHRSQSWDDRSFDSCFEAPMLPLFKEDAKRGERRFEKPLRREVGRPGFEEPAGPVAPGRKEYTRADSDNWRTLREEQDEEEAEAGNNWRHSVVRRDDGGPRSAGWRDHTGPGESRRRKFDFDFRDSEGHGSGRRRAGSDGVEDGDGLPEWCTDEEDGEMGTFDSSGAFMPLKKGGKETILEELEFKGIEEEEEEEEESFPDMEKNAAEGDQDMESKEAMSAAGDDQTNPASPSSSPPAHCAPPSLESHLGSAVQVLDSSQLSNSQPVKANSTPCEDLAPSGGSKAQLGTTSAAAVSSLPSLPPSSAAPLLPLSGGDTEDDEGMKHLQQEAEKMVASLQDTSLEEEHFTQALQQQESRNTAAALPLSHEAAMKWFYKDPQGEIQGPFTTVEMCEWFQAGYFTMTLLVKRGCDEGFQPLGDVIKMWGRVPFAPGPSPPPLLVRQLPPTQRPQPNRGPAGTGNLDQERLKKQQELATAALYQQLQQQQQQQIFQLINRCSEQGMMPSMNRSMSVPDTGSMWDMHTSASQSSGGEANLWDIMNSSQGPTLEQLQKVHSVLQQERRDAELRAKREEEEQRKRREEKRRQQEEQKRRDEEELFRRKQCRQQQELIMKLLQQTPQQQGPGTGSSSWSGGSSSGLAKAGKPPALALLEMQQDAERLLKQQQQQRAQQQRDRHSGFSSGSSSMGGQWPDGVGMWGGPGGMEGKSGSGGSSGSMGMWDEAVKNQSSLRGNSNNNMGLKNSRSSPSLTDQYMMRRKRTEEEEKLLKLLQGMKPQDGFTTWCEQMLHALNTSANNSSSSLDVATIVAYLKEVESPYAVLDFIRSYLGDTVEAKEFAKQFLERRAKQKANQQRQQQQDSMRGMNPSTLQSMFQANHMSKAGLYDNQGGKMKKKQPMMLHSDPSILGYSFHNAGECLSLNEMEMVEDY; encoded by the exons TGCTGAGGCTCATGGGAAAAGGAGTGGTTGGGGCCGCCCCAGCTGGAGTGGCCCGTGGACGAGGAGCAACACGAGGTGGTCGAG GCCGAGGCCGAGGTGAAGGTGGATTCTACCAAAGAAGTATTGAAGAAGCAGAGGTGGGGTTCAGTCGTGGCGTCCGGGAGATACACCGAAGCCAGAGCTGGGACGATCG GTCATTTGACAGTTGTTTTGAGGCTCCCATGTTGCCACTCTTCAAAGAAGATGCAAAGAG GGGCGAACGCCGATTTGAGAAGCCGCTGCGGCGGGAAGTGGGGCGTCCCGGCTTTGAAGAACCTGCTGGTCCTGTGGCTCCTGGGAGGAAAGAGTACACAAGGGCTGACAGCGATAACTGGCGCACTCTCCGAGAGGAGCAGGACGAAGAAGAAGCGGAGGCCGGCAACAACTGGAGACACAGTGTAGTCCGCAGGGATG ATGGTGGTCCTCGCTCAGCGGGCTGGCGGGACCACACGGGTCCAGGCGAAAGCCGCCGGAGGAAGTTTGACTTTGACTTCCGGGACTCGGAGGGCCACGGCTCAGGCCGCCGACGTGCAGGAAGTGACGGAGTGGAAGACGGGGACGGCCTGCCTGAGTGGTGTACGGATGAGGAGGATGGAGAGATGGGCACGTTTGACTCCTCCGGAGCTTTCATGCCTTTAAAG AAGGGTGGTAAGGAGACAATCCTGGAGGAGTTGGAGTTCAAGGGcatcgaggaggaggaggaggaagaggaggagagtttCCCTGACATGGAGAAGAACGCTGCTGAGGGAGATCAAGATATGG AGAGTAAAGAGGCCATGTCTGCTGCAGGGGACGACCAGACAAACCCAGCATCCCCTTCCTCTTCCCCTCCTGCCCACTGTGCCCCTCCATCCCTGGAGTCCCATCTTGGCAGCGCTGTTCAAGTGTTGGACAGCAGTCAGCTGAGCAACAGCCAGCCTGTCAAGGCCAACAGCACACCTTGCGAGG ACTTGGCTCCCAGTGGAGGCTCCAAGGCCCAGCTGGGCACCACCTCCGCCGCCGCCGTCTCCAGCCTGCCTTCCCTGCCCCCTTCCAGTGctgctcctctcctccctctctcgGGAGGAGACACCGAGGACGATGAAGGCATGAAACACCTGCAGCAG gagGCAGAGAAGATGGTGGCATCCCTGCAGGACACTTCTTTGGAGGAAGAGCATTTCACCcaggctctgcagcagcaggagaGCAGGAACACCGCAGCTGCTCTGCCGTTATCTCATGAGGCCGCTATGAAGTGGTTCTATAAAGACCCACAGGGAGAGATCCAGG GTCCATTCACCACAGTTGAGATGTGTGAGTGGTTCCAGGCTGGCTACTTCACCATGACCCTGctggtgaagcggggctgcgacGAGGGCTTTCAACCCCTGGGGGACGTCATTAAGATGTGGGGCCGCGTGCCCTTCGCTCCTGGGCCCTCCCCACCGCCCCTGCTGGTGAGACAGCTCCCACCAACGCAGCGCCCGCAGCCCAACCGGGGGCCCGCCGGGACT ggaaacctggaccaggagcgCCTGAAAAAGCAGCAGGAGCTGGCGACAGCGGCTCTttatcagcagctccagcagcagcagcagcagcagatattCCAACTCATCAACAG GTGCAGTGAGCAGGGTATGATGCCTTCGATGAACAGGTCGATGTCAGTGCCAGATACAGGGTCCATGTGGGACATGCATACCTCAGCTTCACAGTCGTCAG GCGGTGAAGCCAATCTTTGGGACATAATGAATTCTTCTCAGGGTCCAACTCTCGAACAGCTTCAGAAGGTACATTCAGTT CTCCAGCAGGAGAGGCGAGACGCTGAACTCAGGGCGaagcgggaggaggaggagcagcgtAAGCGGagggaagagaaaaggaggcagCAGGAGGAGCAGAAGAGGAGGGACGAGGAGGAGCTTTTCAGACGCAAGCAG TGTCGCCAGCAGCAGGAACTGATCATGAAGTTGCTGCAGCAGACCCCCCAGCAGCAGGGGCCTGGGACAGGCTCCTCCAGTTGGAGTGGGGGTTCCTCCTCTGGGCTGGCAAAGGCCGGAAAGCCCCCAGCTCTGGCGCTGCTGGAAATGCAGCAGGATGCAGAGCGGctcctgaagcagcagcagcagcagagagccCAGCAGCAGAGAGACCGG CACTCTGGTTTTTCCTCGGGCAGCTCCTCCATGGGAGGGCAGTGGCCGGACGGCGTCGGGATGTGGGGGGGTCCCGGTGGTATGGAGGGGAAGAGTGGAAGCGGAGGCTCTTCAGGCAGCATGGGCATGTGGGACGAGGCTGTGAAGAACCAGAGCAGCCTGCGGGggaacagcaacaacaacatggGCTTGAAGAACAGCCGCAGCAGCCCCTCACTCAC GGATCAGTACATGATGCGTCGGAAGaggactgaggaagaggagaagctgctgaagctgctgcagGGCATGAAGCCTCAGGACGGCTTCACCACCTGGTGTGAACAGATGCTGCACGCTCTCAACACCTCTGCCAacaactcctcctcctccctggaTG TGGCCACGATAGTGGCATACCTGAAGGAGGTGGAGTCTCCCTATGCAGTGCTGGATTTCATCCGGTCCTACCTTGGGGACACAGTGGAAGCCAAAGAGTTCGCCAAACAGTTTCTGGAGCGACGTGCCAAACAGAAAGCCAACCAACAGAGACAGCAGCAACAG gaCTCAATGCGAGGTATGAATCCGAGCACTCTGCAGTCCATGTTTCAGGCCAACCACATGAGCAAAGCTGGTCTCTATGACAACCAGGGGGGAaagatgaagaagaaacagcCCATGATGCTGCACTCTGACCCCAGCATCTTAG GGTACTCATTCCACAACGCGGGCGAGTGTCTGAGCCTGAATGAGATGGAGATGGTGGAGGATTACTGA